In Streptococcus respiraculi, the genomic stretch CTCCTGTCAAGAATGAGACTGGGGTTCCTTTGCTGGTGCCGATTATTCATCGTCCTGATGCGGTGCGTCCGTTTGGTCGTTCTCGGATTACGAGGGCTGGGATGTACTATCAGAGGTATGCGAAGCGTACGTTGGAGCGGGCTGATGTGACGGCGGAGTTTTATTCGTTTCCGCAGAAGTATGTTTTGGGGACGGATCCTGATATGGAGAAGTTGGATAAATGGCAGGCGACGGTTTCTAGTTTGTTGCAGTTTTCGAAGGACGAGGACGGGGACAAGCCAACGGTTGGTCAGTTTACGACTTCTAGCATGTCGCCTTTTACGGAGCAATTGCGGACGGCAGCGGCTGGTTTTGCGGGTGAAATGGGCTTGACCTTGGATGATTTGGGCTTTGTGTCGGATAATCCGTCATCGGTCGAGGCTATCAAGGCAAGTCATGAGAATTTGCGGTTGGCTGGTCGGAAGGCGCAACGGTCGCTCGGGTCTGGGTTGTTAAATGTGGCCTATGTGGCGGCGTGTTTGCGTGATGGATACCCTTATTTACGTAGCCAGTTCATGAAGTTGGTTCCGAAGTGGGAGCCGTTATTCGAAGCGGATGCGACAACCTTGACTATGCTGGGTGATGGTGTCATTAAAATCAATCAGTCCTTGCCTGGTTATATCACTGGGGAGACAATCCGTGATTTGACGGGTATTCGTGGGGATGAGTCGGCTGTGCCGGTGGTTCCAAGGAGAAGGTAGATGAATGAGGATATTGTACCGAACTTACTAGCGTCTATTCAGGCGGATTTTGAAAAGGCTTATGGCAAGAGTGAAGTGGTGGCGGCTGCTTTTGAGGCTTTGAAGGCTAAGCAAGCGACCTATAAGACGGTCAATGATTTGGCGATTGAGGTTGGCGAAATTTTGTCTGAGGCTCTGGGAGCTTCTCTAAGCGCCGATAAGTTGCCAGACGGTAAAATGTATTATAATATCGCGAAACGTTTGTTAGAGGAGACGCTGGGGCAGAATTTTGAGCTTGTCAGCGGTTATGCGAGAGATGTTCAGCAATTGTTAAATGAAAAGGCTGGTTTGGGCTTAAAAGCGCAAGTGCCGTCTTTGAATCAAGATAAGATTGACGGCTTGGTCAATCGTTTGTCTACCGCAGATGATTTCGAGAGTGTGAAATGGCTCTTGGGTGATCCAATTGTGACGTTTACGCAGGGGATTGTCGATGATGCTATTCAGGAAAATGTGGATTTTCATGCGAAAGTAGGGCTAAGTCCTAAGATTATCCGCAGGCATACGGGGCATTGTTGCGACTGGTGCCGGAATTTGGCAGGGGTCTACAATTATCCAGATGTACCTAAAGACGTGTATCGGAGGCATGGCAATTGTCGGTGTACTGTTGACTACAAAACAGGCGATGGTAAAAGGAAAAATGTTTGGTCAAAAAAATGGAGTAAAGAAAGCGCTGATGTCTTGGAACAGCGTAAGCAAATAAATAGGGATATTCGTGATAATAACCGCAAGGAAGATATCAAAGAATTTAAGAAAATTGTCGAGGTTTTAGGTGCTAAAAATGCTCCCATATCAGTAGCAAAATTTCAAGATTTGAAGTATAATGATGGTGAGGGATATGAGCGTTTAAAAAGATAAGGTTTATATCCAAAAGAATTTCAATGATGGAACTTGGTTGGACAAAATTAATCCTGAAAAAACAGGCTCGCCATATTCAGTCGACGGCAGGGGACGGTAAAAGTTACTTTTTTTGATAGTGTAGATATTAATGCCTTGTATGATAAATATAAAAATGACAGGTAGTATTAGAGAATTAAGAAATGGTACTAAAAGTTCTGATGAGAAAGTTGATTTAATTGAAACTGGCTTAGTTGGTATTGATTTTTTCACTGGAAAACCTGTTAATGCAATGACAATTAAATATAGTAAAACAGGTGTACACTTAATACCAACTTACTATGAAAGGAGAGACTGATGGATTTAAAACAGTACAACAATAAGCAAGTCCAGATAACTGATGTAGATAATAAAATTTTTCAAGGTATTTGTATTTTTGAAGATAAAGACACATATGATGAAGAACAAGATGGTCTGTCAGTTAAGACAGGTTTTAAATGGGTTAAGATTTTTGAATCTGAAATCAAATCAATCGAATTAGTATAAGGCACTTAGCATAATCTAGTGCTTT encodes the following:
- a CDS encoding polymorphic toxin type 50 domain-containing protein; its protein translation is MTGSIRELRNGTKSSDEKVDLIETGLVGIDFFTGKPVNAMTIKYSKTGVHLIPTYYERRD